One Bombus pyrosoma isolate SC7728 linkage group LG7, ASM1482585v1, whole genome shotgun sequence genomic window carries:
- the LOC122569573 gene encoding uncharacterized protein LOC122569573, with protein MLKFATYTVAWILTILLLIAPVIKTERYNTVNTHLSTRHYHNYNYSQDLSNNILSKSTKRNNKCQSYQVDYKWRRRTLCAISDNDKYSTSSLLENNKGTGKRKTLLDYGEPVPINDVDDPDSLTTHVRVKRGKAESDSISSFRYQQDYLKDLANSFPRDSYESIGENFYDDDASFDRKREIKSQEYFVNDKQFNAIQDENAAITVPSYFGEDKSDVNNFISSQFAASGTDALGNNNVKFIDRTKSKECISLQEPSSDVIINRKSYENPEDENLPDPILAVELVRKKRNDYSKIYNKKNLKEQNSSDLQAKKEKSSNEKEQSISELETFKEHSNPPSSNIADLRVDLLRFRRKTRNNNGDKIKKLKQKKKRVGKKHNFPENSLRSIKDVRSKNMGRSRVSRKRKMDETKSEGNLKVGILNVVAKKNNDNNFRRRSVKSKKSIDSTDSENDRLSKNVPSTLHAKLETKSKNKIDDDISILSLVRRDSEAAGGAGDSKAETDKSSNAFVVQNEKQKPFVETEKLMPPQDSKLRAKRNKHTESNHGFSNKEEELKYYKNIQEPGTVVDHCDDEDENQLSMMDEMDPNRAVRSIEEVKELAKKLVTKVNELQNYLNIEETVGNEKQGTKLKTRAIDDLCSNVSSGCGAFKEASEIVQKCVPANHDRSATKIVERKANPVEMTNKHKLEVKIPKKHSVEKRRSVARHVVKTSSSTSKAIRNEEETKSGRKWGKWTDWSSCSVTCGKGRQIRWRYCLRDCSTAETEMEEKACQLPACPPGKFLGIF; from the exons ATGCTGAAATTTGCAACTTACACAGTCGCTTGGATTCTTACGATCCTTCTGTTAATTGCTCCTGTCATTAAAACCGAGAGATATAATACTGTTAATACCCACTTATCCACGCGTCACTatcataattacaattattccCAAGATT tgtCCAACAACATATTGTCCAAATCTACAAAAAGGAATAACAAGTGCCAAAGCTACCAAGTCGATTATAAATGGAGACGGAGAACATTATGTGCAATTTCTGATAATGACAAATATTCTACGAGTAGTCTACTTGAAAACAACAAAGGAACAGGTAAAAGGAAGACATTATTAGATTACGGTGAACCAGTTCCCATCAATGATGTCGATGATCCAGATTCTTTAACAACACATGTACGAGTAAAAAGAGGCAAAGCAGAATCAGACTCCATTTCGTCATTTAGATATCAACAAGATTATTTAAAGGATTTGGCCAACTCTTTTCCTCGAGATTCATACGAGTCAATAGGAGAAAACTTTTACGATGACGATGCGTCGTTCGATaggaaacgagaaattaaatCACAGGAATACTTTGTAAATGACAAACAGTTCAATGCAATTCAAGATGAGAATGCTGCAATCACGGTTCCTTCATACTTTGGTGAAGATAAATCCgacgttaataattttattagttcGCAGTTTGCCGCTAGTGGAACGGATGCATTAGGCAATaacaatgtaaaatttatagatCGAACAAAAAGCAAGgaatgtatatcgttacaagAGCCATCGAGCGATGTTATTATAAACCGGAAATCATATGAAAATCCGGAAGATGAAAATTTACCAGATCCTATACTAGCGGTAGAACTTGTTaggaaaaaacgaaacgattattcaaagatatataacaaaaagaatttaaaagagCAAAATTCATCCGATCTGCAagctaaaaaagaaaaatcgtctAATGAAAAAGAACAATCAATTTCCGaattagaaacatttaaaGAGCATTCGAATCCACCCAGTTCAAATATCGCTGATCTTAGAGTAGATCTGTTACGGTTCAGGAGAAAAACGAGGAACAATAATGGagacaaaataaagaaattaaaacagaaaaagaaacgcgtagggaaaaaacataattttccagaaaattCTCTGCGGTCAATAAAAGACGTTCGTTCGAAAAATATGGGTCGATCGAGAGTGTCTCGCAAGAGAAAAATGGATGAAACGAAAAGCGAGGGTAATTTAAAAGTAGGAATTCTCAATGTAGTGgctaagaaaaataatgacaACAATTTTCGCCGTAGATCCGTAAAGTCGAAAAAATCTATCGATAGTACTGATTCTGAAAACGATCGTCTCTCAAAAAATGTCCCATCAACGTTGCATGCAAAACTGGAGACAAAAAGTAAGAATAAAATCGACGACGATATTTCCATACTTTCATTAGTGCGAAGAGACTCGGAAGCTGCGGGTGGCGCTGGTGATTCTAAGGCGGAAACGGATAAAAGTTCAAACGCATTCGTCGTACAAAATGAGAAGCAAAAACCATTCgtagaaactgaaaaattaatgCCGCCACAGGATTCGAAATTACGCGCAAAGAGAAATAAACATACTGAATCGAATCATGGTTTCTCAAATAAGGAAGAGGAACTGAAGtattataagaatatacaGGAGCCTGGAACTGTAGTGGATCATTGTGATGACGAAGATGAAAATCAACTTTCAATGATGGATGAAATGGATCCTAATCGAGCAGTAAGATCGATTGAAGAAGTTAAAGAACTCGCAAAGAAATTAGTAACAAAg GTAAATGAGTTACAAAATTACTTAAACATTGAAGAAACAGTAGGAAACGAAAAACAAGggacaaaattaaaaacacgTGCGATCGATGACTTATGCTCAAACGTTAGCAGTGGTTGTGGCGCTTTTAAAGAAGCATCTGAAATCGTCCAGAAATGTGTACCGGCAAACCATGACAGATCCGCGACCAAAATCGTTGAAAGAAAAGCGAATCCAGTTGAAATGACAAACAAACATAAATTAGAAGTTAAGATCCCAAAAAAACATTCggtagagaaaagaagatcaGTGGCTAGACACGTTGTTAAAACATCGTCGAGTACTTCAAAGGCAATTCGtaatgaagaagaaacaaaatcgGGTCGTAAATGGGGGAAATGGACAGACTGGAGCAGCTGTAGTGTTACTTGTGGCAAAGGTCGTCAAATAAGATGGCGATATTGTTTACGCGATTGTAGTACTGCAGAAACCGAGATGGAAGAGAAAGCTTGCCAATTGCCAGCTTGTCCACCAGGAAAATTCCttggtatattttaa
- the LOC122569565 gene encoding serine/threonine-protein phosphatase 4 regulatory subunit 1-like isoform X5, with amino-acid sequence MEHIPHVVTICHETPHLFDNIFHNHLLDIIIRYLQDQDNQVRMMAQTAVLTLTKKGLIDNTTIEGKLCPVIETLCTSVDFLNSGISLMCKMAPLIGKELTEKIFLDRYITLCEDKEFYTRKFCASHLGELCAAVGRKTLFRKLFPIFVDLCSDKVWGVRKACVDVMMPVSCCMTLQHRRLLLAELLATHLNDESKWVRMSAFQILGPFISTFAKQFTEVTYNQHGELVFTSQQDNRFSIRYSYEGIFPTKCAIRSHTLDMEDHNSKDNFNSSVIIQKPIFEDDEDESQEDDISTMRAYKSKIQRKHLKNDQTLDDTENFNSFLYYYIEPDLPLDDELVEAAKRSAAQNNVERKPLISTTASSKASSLDAALKEDKYAADDIKNFNDQEIVPQHLIDSFLSMAEPEQCSGDMSPGDIPHHCAFSFPAVVLTLGKENWPYLKQAYQSLASANQWKVRRTLASSIHEIAIILGEELTIADLVPIYDGFIKDLDEVRVGILKHLATFLKILKPTVRLQYLPRLKEFLTTDNEWNWRFREELATQLLDIVNLFDPTDVDRFIVPLALDLLRDKYAAVRYVALSLMTQIVAHLSDNRRLVKALFRKLKSLVYARKWVRRQTFAFVCANLISKNAISGDRFSQEMLPTLLEISSDKVPNVRLVVARTLSKNVIPMGSEWLGVKQAEEVENRLREMRSDPDRDVRVLAGGEENAALDILSQTKTEQSRNIMF; translated from the exons ATGGAGCACATACCGCACGTGGTGACGATCTGCCACGAGACTCCGCACCTATTCGACAATATTTTCCACAATCATCTCCTCGACATCATTATCAGATACTTACAAGATCAAGACAACCAG GTACGAATGATGGCCCAGACAGCGGTGTTAACGCTAACGAAGAAGGGACTCATCGATAACACCACGATAGAGGGCAAGCTGTGTCCCGTTATAGAAACCCTCTGTACGTCCGTCGATTTCCTTAACTCTGGCATCTCC CTCATGTGCAAGATGGCACCGCTCATTGGCAAAGAGCTGACAGAAAAGATTTTTCTGGACAGATACATCACCCTCTGCGAAGACAAGGAATTCTATACAAGGAAATTCTGCGCGTCGCACCTTGGTGAACTTTGCGCCGCTGTCGGCAGGAAGACACTTTTTCGGAAATTG TTCCCAATATTCGTCGACCTGTGCAGCGATAAAGTGTGGGGTGTCAGGAAAGCGTGCGTGGACGTTATGATGCCAGTCTCATGCTGCATGACCCTTCAGCATCGTCGACTACTATTGGCAGAGCTTCTGGCCACGCATCTTAACGATGAGTCAAAATGGGTGCGAATGTCTGCCTTTCAAATTTTAGGACCATTCATATCCACGTTCGCGAAACAGTTTACCGAAGTAACTTATAATCAACACGGCGAGCTAGTGTTTACCAGCCAACAAGATAATCGTTTCAG TATAAGGTACTCGTACGAGGGGATATTTCCTACTAAGTGCGCGATACGAAGTCACACGCTCGACATGGAGGACCATAATTCTAAGGATAACTTCAATTCGTCTGTGATAATACAAAAACCAATTTTCGAGGACGACGAGGACGAGTCGCAGGAGGATGATATCTCCACAATGAGAGCTTATAAGTCGAAG ATACAAAGGAAACATTTAAAGAACGACCAAACGCTGGACGACACGGAAAACTTTAATTCGTTTCTATATTACTACATAGAGCCCGACCTTCCACTGGACGACGAGCTCGTCGAAGCTGCCAAAAGATCCGCAGCGCAGAACAATGTAGAGCGGAAGCCGTTGATCAGCACTACAGCGTCCAGTAAAGCGTCGTCGTTAGACGCTGCGTTAAAAGAAGACAAATACGCAGCAGACGATATTAAGAATTTCAACGATCAAGAGATCGTTCCTCAGCATCTGATCGATTCGTTCTTGTCGATGGCTGAGCCGGAACAATGTTCCGGAGACATGAGCCCCGGAGATATTCCTCATCATTGCGCATTTAGTTTCCCCGCTGTTGTACTCACgttaggaaaagaaaattggcCATACCTGAAGCAAGCTTATCAGTCTTTGGCAAGCGCTAATCAATGGAAAGTGAGGCGCACGTTAGCCTCCAGTATTCACGAAATCGCCATAATTCTAGGGGAAGAGCTCACTATCGCTGATCTCGTACCGATCTATGATGGATTTATCAAAGATCTGGATGAGGTCAGAGTAGGTATACTCAAGCATTTAGCGACGTTTTTGAAAATACTCAAGCCTACCGTTCGGCTCCAGTATTTACCAAGACTGAAGGAATTCCTCACCACCGATAACGAGTGGAACTGGAGATTTCGAGAGGAACTAGCCACTCAGTTGTTGGACATTGTGAATCTGTTTGATCCAACAGACGTTGACCGGTTTATCGTGCCCCTGGCCCTTGATCTACTACGCGACAAATACGCTGCTGTGAGATACGTTGCTCTTTCTTTG ATGACACAAATAGTAGCACACCTTTCTGACAACAGACGCCTTGTAAAAGCGCTATTTCGAAAGCTCAAGTCTCTCGTTTACGCAAGAAAATGGGTCAGAAGGCAGACGTTTGCCTTCGTGTGCGCCAACCTGATTTCGAAAAACGCCATTAGCGGGGATAGATTTTCTCAAGAAATGTTACCTActttgttagaaatatcttcCGACAAAGTACCAAACGTGAGACTAGTTGTGGCGAGGACTTTGTCGAAGAACGTTATTCCTATGGGAT CAGAATGGCTGGGAGTGAAGCAGGCGGAAGAAGTAGAGAATAGGCTGAGAGAAATGAGATCAGATCCGGATAGGGACGTTCGAGTCTTAGCCGGCGGCGAGGAGAACGCCGCGTTAGATATACTGTCGCAAACGAAAACTGAACAGTCGAGAAACATAATGTTTTAA
- the LOC122569565 gene encoding serine/threonine-protein phosphatase 4 regulatory subunit 1-like isoform X4, with the protein MQVVRQIADDTDAQVGLDLMEHIPHVVTICHETPHLFDNIFHNHLLDIIIRYLQDQDNQVRMMAQTAVLTLTKKGLIDNTTIEGKLCPVIETLCTSVDFLNSGISLMCKMAPLIGKELTEKIFLDRYITLCEDKEFYTRKFCASHLGELCAAVGRKTLFRKLFPIFVDLCSDKVWGVRKACVDVMMPVSCCMTLQHRRLLLAELLATHLNDESKWVRMSAFQILGPFISTFAKQFTEVTYNQHGELVFTSQQDNRFSIRYSYEGIFPTKCAIRSHTLDMEDHNSKDNFNSSVIIQKPIFEDDEDESQEDDISTMRAYKSKIQRKHLKNDQTLDDTENFNSFLYYYIEPDLPLDDELVEAAKRSAAQNNVERKPLISTTASSKASSLDAALKEDKYAADDIKNFNDQEIVPQHLIDSFLSMAEPEQCSGDMSPGDIPHHCAFSFPAVVLTLGKENWPYLKQAYQSLASANQWKVRRTLASSIHEIAIILGEELTIADLVPIYDGFIKDLDEVRVGILKHLATFLKILKPTVRLQYLPRLKEFLTTDNEWNWRFREELATQLLDIVNLFDPTDVDRFIVPLALDLLRDKYAAVRYVALSLMTQIVAHLSDNRRLVKALFRKLKSLVYARKWVRRQTFAFVCANLISKNAISGDRFSQEMLPTLLEISSDKVPNVRLVVARTLSKNVIPMGSEWLGVKQAEEVENRLREMRSDPDRDVRVLAGGEENAALDILSQTKTEQSRNIMF; encoded by the exons ACGCGCAAGTCGGGCTGGACCTGATGGAGCACATACCGCACGTGGTGACGATCTGCCACGAGACTCCGCACCTATTCGACAATATTTTCCACAATCATCTCCTCGACATCATTATCAGATACTTACAAGATCAAGACAACCAG GTACGAATGATGGCCCAGACAGCGGTGTTAACGCTAACGAAGAAGGGACTCATCGATAACACCACGATAGAGGGCAAGCTGTGTCCCGTTATAGAAACCCTCTGTACGTCCGTCGATTTCCTTAACTCTGGCATCTCC CTCATGTGCAAGATGGCACCGCTCATTGGCAAAGAGCTGACAGAAAAGATTTTTCTGGACAGATACATCACCCTCTGCGAAGACAAGGAATTCTATACAAGGAAATTCTGCGCGTCGCACCTTGGTGAACTTTGCGCCGCTGTCGGCAGGAAGACACTTTTTCGGAAATTG TTCCCAATATTCGTCGACCTGTGCAGCGATAAAGTGTGGGGTGTCAGGAAAGCGTGCGTGGACGTTATGATGCCAGTCTCATGCTGCATGACCCTTCAGCATCGTCGACTACTATTGGCAGAGCTTCTGGCCACGCATCTTAACGATGAGTCAAAATGGGTGCGAATGTCTGCCTTTCAAATTTTAGGACCATTCATATCCACGTTCGCGAAACAGTTTACCGAAGTAACTTATAATCAACACGGCGAGCTAGTGTTTACCAGCCAACAAGATAATCGTTTCAG TATAAGGTACTCGTACGAGGGGATATTTCCTACTAAGTGCGCGATACGAAGTCACACGCTCGACATGGAGGACCATAATTCTAAGGATAACTTCAATTCGTCTGTGATAATACAAAAACCAATTTTCGAGGACGACGAGGACGAGTCGCAGGAGGATGATATCTCCACAATGAGAGCTTATAAGTCGAAG ATACAAAGGAAACATTTAAAGAACGACCAAACGCTGGACGACACGGAAAACTTTAATTCGTTTCTATATTACTACATAGAGCCCGACCTTCCACTGGACGACGAGCTCGTCGAAGCTGCCAAAAGATCCGCAGCGCAGAACAATGTAGAGCGGAAGCCGTTGATCAGCACTACAGCGTCCAGTAAAGCGTCGTCGTTAGACGCTGCGTTAAAAGAAGACAAATACGCAGCAGACGATATTAAGAATTTCAACGATCAAGAGATCGTTCCTCAGCATCTGATCGATTCGTTCTTGTCGATGGCTGAGCCGGAACAATGTTCCGGAGACATGAGCCCCGGAGATATTCCTCATCATTGCGCATTTAGTTTCCCCGCTGTTGTACTCACgttaggaaaagaaaattggcCATACCTGAAGCAAGCTTATCAGTCTTTGGCAAGCGCTAATCAATGGAAAGTGAGGCGCACGTTAGCCTCCAGTATTCACGAAATCGCCATAATTCTAGGGGAAGAGCTCACTATCGCTGATCTCGTACCGATCTATGATGGATTTATCAAAGATCTGGATGAGGTCAGAGTAGGTATACTCAAGCATTTAGCGACGTTTTTGAAAATACTCAAGCCTACCGTTCGGCTCCAGTATTTACCAAGACTGAAGGAATTCCTCACCACCGATAACGAGTGGAACTGGAGATTTCGAGAGGAACTAGCCACTCAGTTGTTGGACATTGTGAATCTGTTTGATCCAACAGACGTTGACCGGTTTATCGTGCCCCTGGCCCTTGATCTACTACGCGACAAATACGCTGCTGTGAGATACGTTGCTCTTTCTTTG ATGACACAAATAGTAGCACACCTTTCTGACAACAGACGCCTTGTAAAAGCGCTATTTCGAAAGCTCAAGTCTCTCGTTTACGCAAGAAAATGGGTCAGAAGGCAGACGTTTGCCTTCGTGTGCGCCAACCTGATTTCGAAAAACGCCATTAGCGGGGATAGATTTTCTCAAGAAATGTTACCTActttgttagaaatatcttcCGACAAAGTACCAAACGTGAGACTAGTTGTGGCGAGGACTTTGTCGAAGAACGTTATTCCTATGGGAT CAGAATGGCTGGGAGTGAAGCAGGCGGAAGAAGTAGAGAATAGGCTGAGAGAAATGAGATCAGATCCGGATAGGGACGTTCGAGTCTTAGCCGGCGGCGAGGAGAACGCCGCGTTAGATATACTGTCGCAAACGAAAACTGAACAGTCGAGAAACATAATGTTTTAA
- the LOC122569565 gene encoding serine/threonine-protein phosphatase 4 regulatory subunit 1-like isoform X3 yields MKSIVVNEMLHRRDVNRHVTLKHVAVYVSLWTAVVRACRQRIGRLLVEVFRTAANNGTKLNVNEVMQVVRQIADDTDAQVGLDLMEHIPHVVTICHETPHLFDNIFHNHLLDIIIRYLQDQDNQVRMMAQTAVLTLTKKGLIDNTTIEGKLCPVIETLCTSVDFLNSGISLMCKMAPLIGKELTEKIFLDRYITLCEDKEFYTRKFCASHLGELCAAVGRKTLFRKLFPIFVDLCSDKVWGVRKACVDVMMPVSCCMTLQHRRLLLAELLATHLNDESKWVRMSAFQILGPFISTFAKQFTEVTYNQHGELVFTSQQDNRFSIRYSYEGIFPTKCAIRSHTLDMEDHNSKDNFNSSVIIQKPIFEDDEDESQEDDISTMRAYKSKIQRKHLKNDQTLDDTENFNSFLYYYIEPDLPLDDELVEAAKRSAAQNNVERKPLISTTASSKASSLDAALKEDKYAADDIKNFNDQEIVPQHLIDSFLSMAEPEQCSGDMSPGDIPHHCAFSFPAVVLTLGKENWPYLKQAYQSLASANQWKVRRTLASSIHEIAIILGEELTIADLVPIYDGFIKDLDEVRVGILKHLATFLKILKPTVRLQYLPRLKEFLTTDNEWNWRFREELATQLLDIVNLFDPTDVDRFIVPLALDLLRDKYAAVRYVALSLMTQIVAHLSDNRRLVKALFRKLKSLVYARKWVRRQTFAFVCANLISKNAISGDRFSQEMLPTLLEISSDKVPNVRLVVARTLSKNVIPMGSEWLGVKQAEEVENRLREMRSDPDRDVRVLAGGEENAALDILSQTKTEQSRNIMF; encoded by the exons ACGCGCAAGTCGGGCTGGACCTGATGGAGCACATACCGCACGTGGTGACGATCTGCCACGAGACTCCGCACCTATTCGACAATATTTTCCACAATCATCTCCTCGACATCATTATCAGATACTTACAAGATCAAGACAACCAG GTACGAATGATGGCCCAGACAGCGGTGTTAACGCTAACGAAGAAGGGACTCATCGATAACACCACGATAGAGGGCAAGCTGTGTCCCGTTATAGAAACCCTCTGTACGTCCGTCGATTTCCTTAACTCTGGCATCTCC CTCATGTGCAAGATGGCACCGCTCATTGGCAAAGAGCTGACAGAAAAGATTTTTCTGGACAGATACATCACCCTCTGCGAAGACAAGGAATTCTATACAAGGAAATTCTGCGCGTCGCACCTTGGTGAACTTTGCGCCGCTGTCGGCAGGAAGACACTTTTTCGGAAATTG TTCCCAATATTCGTCGACCTGTGCAGCGATAAAGTGTGGGGTGTCAGGAAAGCGTGCGTGGACGTTATGATGCCAGTCTCATGCTGCATGACCCTTCAGCATCGTCGACTACTATTGGCAGAGCTTCTGGCCACGCATCTTAACGATGAGTCAAAATGGGTGCGAATGTCTGCCTTTCAAATTTTAGGACCATTCATATCCACGTTCGCGAAACAGTTTACCGAAGTAACTTATAATCAACACGGCGAGCTAGTGTTTACCAGCCAACAAGATAATCGTTTCAG TATAAGGTACTCGTACGAGGGGATATTTCCTACTAAGTGCGCGATACGAAGTCACACGCTCGACATGGAGGACCATAATTCTAAGGATAACTTCAATTCGTCTGTGATAATACAAAAACCAATTTTCGAGGACGACGAGGACGAGTCGCAGGAGGATGATATCTCCACAATGAGAGCTTATAAGTCGAAG ATACAAAGGAAACATTTAAAGAACGACCAAACGCTGGACGACACGGAAAACTTTAATTCGTTTCTATATTACTACATAGAGCCCGACCTTCCACTGGACGACGAGCTCGTCGAAGCTGCCAAAAGATCCGCAGCGCAGAACAATGTAGAGCGGAAGCCGTTGATCAGCACTACAGCGTCCAGTAAAGCGTCGTCGTTAGACGCTGCGTTAAAAGAAGACAAATACGCAGCAGACGATATTAAGAATTTCAACGATCAAGAGATCGTTCCTCAGCATCTGATCGATTCGTTCTTGTCGATGGCTGAGCCGGAACAATGTTCCGGAGACATGAGCCCCGGAGATATTCCTCATCATTGCGCATTTAGTTTCCCCGCTGTTGTACTCACgttaggaaaagaaaattggcCATACCTGAAGCAAGCTTATCAGTCTTTGGCAAGCGCTAATCAATGGAAAGTGAGGCGCACGTTAGCCTCCAGTATTCACGAAATCGCCATAATTCTAGGGGAAGAGCTCACTATCGCTGATCTCGTACCGATCTATGATGGATTTATCAAAGATCTGGATGAGGTCAGAGTAGGTATACTCAAGCATTTAGCGACGTTTTTGAAAATACTCAAGCCTACCGTTCGGCTCCAGTATTTACCAAGACTGAAGGAATTCCTCACCACCGATAACGAGTGGAACTGGAGATTTCGAGAGGAACTAGCCACTCAGTTGTTGGACATTGTGAATCTGTTTGATCCAACAGACGTTGACCGGTTTATCGTGCCCCTGGCCCTTGATCTACTACGCGACAAATACGCTGCTGTGAGATACGTTGCTCTTTCTTTG ATGACACAAATAGTAGCACACCTTTCTGACAACAGACGCCTTGTAAAAGCGCTATTTCGAAAGCTCAAGTCTCTCGTTTACGCAAGAAAATGGGTCAGAAGGCAGACGTTTGCCTTCGTGTGCGCCAACCTGATTTCGAAAAACGCCATTAGCGGGGATAGATTTTCTCAAGAAATGTTACCTActttgttagaaatatcttcCGACAAAGTACCAAACGTGAGACTAGTTGTGGCGAGGACTTTGTCGAAGAACGTTATTCCTATGGGAT CAGAATGGCTGGGAGTGAAGCAGGCGGAAGAAGTAGAGAATAGGCTGAGAGAAATGAGATCAGATCCGGATAGGGACGTTCGAGTCTTAGCCGGCGGCGAGGAGAACGCCGCGTTAGATATACTGTCGCAAACGAAAACTGAACAGTCGAGAAACATAATGTTTTAA